In the genome of Ancylomarina subtilis, one region contains:
- the greA gene encoding transcription elongation factor GreA, which yields MSKYSYITEEGLRKLKAELEHLETVERPSISRQIGEAIDKGDLSENAEYDAAKEAQGLLEAKIAQLKEIVINSRVIDESKIDTSKVQMLNKVTIKNKKNGAVMTYTLVSETEADFKNGKLSINTPIAKGLIGKVIGDVVEVTVPNGVIPFEIIDISM from the coding sequence ATGTCTAAATATTCATACATAACTGAAGAAGGACTTAGAAAATTAAAAGCTGAGTTAGAACACTTAGAGACCGTAGAGCGTCCAAGTATATCAAGACAAATCGGCGAGGCTATTGACAAAGGCGATTTGTCAGAAAATGCAGAGTATGATGCTGCTAAGGAAGCGCAGGGCTTGTTGGAAGCTAAAATTGCTCAGTTGAAAGAGATTGTAATTAATAGTCGTGTCATTGACGAGAGTAAAATTGATACATCAAAAGTTCAGATGTTGAACAAGGTGACCATTAAGAACAAGAAAAATGGTGCTGTGATGACCTATACTTTGGTTTCAGAAACTGAAGCTGATTTTAAGAATGGGAAATTATCAATAAATACTCCGATTGCTAAAGGCTTAATTGGTAAGGTAATCGGTGATGTTGTCGAAGTTACTGTACCTAATGGTGTGATACCATTCGAAATTATTGATATCTCCATGTAA